Proteins from one Psilocybe cubensis strain MGC-MH-2018 chromosome 11, whole genome shotgun sequence genomic window:
- a CDS encoding succinate dehydrogenase complex, subunit B produces the protein MQSLLTAGRSAHLALGKRAFTSSARRWQAVPQEKPVLMKEFKIYRWNPDQPEKKPELQSYKIDLNQTGPMVLDALIKIKNEIDPTLTFRRSCREGICGSCAMNIDGQNTLACLCRIDREGSKNTKIYPLPHMYIVKDLVPDMTLFYKQYKSIQPWLQNDNPPEKGEHLQSPEDRRKLDGMYECILCACCSTSCPSYWWNQDQYLGPATLMQAYRWIADSRDTQGAERKERLQNEMSLYRCHTIFNCTRTCPKGLNPAAAIAKIKLELAVD, from the exons ATGCAGTCCTTACTCACCGCCGGTCGCTCAGCGCACCTCGCTCTGGGTAAGCGAGCATTCACCTCGTCTGCCCGCAGATGGCAGGCCGTGCCCCAGGAGAAGCCTGTTCTCATGAAGGAATTCAAGATCTACCGCTGG AACCCAGACCAGCCAGAGAAGAAGCCAGAGTTGCAGTCGTATAAGATCGACTTGAACCAGACCGGGCCCATG GTTCTTGATGCCCTCATCAAGATCAAAAACGAAATCGACCCAACGCTCACCTTTAGGAGGTCCTGCCGAGAGGGTATCTGTGGATCATGCGCTATGAACATCGACGGCCAGAACACTCTCGCTTGCTTGTGCAGAATTGACCGAGAAGGCAGCAAGAACACCAAGATCTACCCTTTGCCTCACA TGTACATTGTGAAGGACCTCGTCCCCGATATGACTCTTTTCTACAAGCAATACAAGTCTATCCAACCATGGCTGCAGAATGACAACCCTCCTGAGAAAG GGGAACATCTCCAATCTCCCGAGGATCGCCGAAAACTGGACGGAATGTACGAGTGCATCCTGTGCGCGTGCTGCTCCACCTCCTGCCCATCCTACTGGTGGAACCAGGATCAATATCTGGGCCCTGCTACCCTGATGCAGGCATACAGGTGGATTGCGGACTCTAGG GACACCCAAGGCGCAGAAAGAAAGGAGAGGCTCCAGAATGAGATGAGCTTGTACAGATGCCATACTATCTTCAACT GCACACGTACTTGCCCCAAGGGCCTCAACCCCGCTGCTGCCATCGCTAAGATCAAGCTCGAGCTGGCCGTCGACTAA
- a CDS encoding putative E3 ubiquitin-protein ligase dma1 has product MDGRIQTGNESPPTRTNILGSFLRTSRPRNSSQSHIQVNTDINLPQRDLSPTPPQPPSPNALSARRRTIVTGVASLAGQTSNNSASNSGLGITSMLRRRRSAGNVAQNAPATPPVITTSATAAAALGMSNFPGRTPPQASYATTPITQQNTNATPAASGGPSHASHRIRLVPHLDTRRSLRFDAISRDLKEGDPALRIGRFTDRSGLGLAAVNALGSNKLAFRSKVVSRAHAEIWVENGGKFFLKDTKSSSGTFLNHVRLSPANTESRPFQIKDGDILQLGVDYQGGAEDIYKSVKIRVELGREWQSAPNAFNTNALKNLKSLALPEPSGKKAATATVKLPVAGKSQIPDCCICLFGVTIRQALFIAPCSHTFHYKCIRPLLESHHPAFSCPLCRTFADLEEDVEVEIEYEEEADAEEAIIAAAIAEGKDPAEDPDVGNESPPQSDREREYEHVQEQDLLDDNSPASRSNSGLGVRGTGAEAGAETEVEGDGSGLRIMSRIRAARRGGGAGGSTSAGGGDRASPLLDLADEADEMLVDVGEVGMSIGVVDANGDPVDVDGTVGGKRKR; this is encoded by the exons ATGGACGGTCGTATACAGACCGGGAACGAATCGCCACCGACACGAACTAACATTTTGGGTTCATTCTTACGCACCTCGCGCCCCAGAAATTCCTCACAGTCACATATCCAGGTTAACACCGACATCAACTTGCCCCAGAGGGACCTTTCACCTACTCCCCCACAACCACCGTCCCCAAACGCCTTAAGCGCCAGGAGAAGGACCATTGTCACCGGAGTCGCTTCTTTAGCGGGCCAAACTTCCAACAACAGCGCTTCAAACTCGGGTTTAGGCATTACATCCATGCTCAGAAGACGTCGATCAGCGGGCAACGTCGCCCAGAATGCGCCAGCCACTCCTCCAGTGATAACCACCTCAGCCACCGCGGCGGCGGCCCTGGGGATGAGCAACTTCCCCGGCAGAACTCCACCACAGGCGTCCTACGCAACCACTCCAATCACCCAGCAGAATACGAATGCCACACCAGCCGCCTCTGGAGGCCCTTCTCACGCCTCGCACAGAATTCGTCTTGTGCCTCACCTCGACACTCGGCGGTCACTAAGATTCGATGCCATCTCTCGCGATCTCAAGGAGGGTGACCCGGCGTTGCGCATCGGGCGGTTCACTGATCGCTCAGGGCTAGGGCTGGCCGCAGTCAATGCTCTGGGCTCCAACAAACTAGCTTTTCGAAGCAAGGTGGTGTCTCGGGCGCATGCTGAGATCTGGGTGGAGAATGGGGGGAAGTTCTTCCTCAAAGACACCAAAAGCAGCTCGGGGACGTTCCTGAACCATGTTCGGTTGAGCCCTGCGAACACAGAATCAAGACCATTCCAGATCAAAGATGGCGACATTCTTCAACTCGGTGTTGACTATCAAGGAGGCGCAGAGGATATCTACAAGAGCGTTAAGATTCGTGTTGAGCTCGGTAGGGAATGGCAATCTGCTCCAAACGCCTTCAA CACCAATGCACTCAAGAACCTCAAATCTCTTGCCTTGCCTGAACCATCTGGCAAGAAGGCAGCCACCGCCACTGTGAAGCTCCCGGTGGCTGGGAAATCCCAAATACCAGACTGTTGCATCT GCTTGTTCGGGGTTACGATTCGGCAGGCTCTTTTTATCGCACCCTGCTCACATACATTCCACTACAAATGCATCCGCCCTCTGCTTGAATCGCACCACCCAGCCTTCTCCTGTCCCCTATGCAGGACATTCGCCGAccttgaggaggatgttgaagtaGAGATCGAGTACGAGGAGGAGGCTGACGCCGAGGAAGCCATCATAGCAGCCGCTATAGCTGAGGGCAAAGACCCTGCAGAAGACCCCGACGTCGGAAACGAGTCTCCGCCGCAATCCGACCGCGAACGGGAGTATGAACATGTGCAGGAGCAAGATCTACTGGACGACAATTCGCCCGCATCTCGCTCAAACTCTGGCTTAGGGGTGCGTGGCACAGGAGCCGAAGCTGGTGCTGAGACCGAGGTGGAAGGCGATGGCTCAGGACTGCGGATCATGTCCAGGATTCGTGCGGCGAGGAGGGGCGGTGGCGCTGGTGGGAGCACGTCAGCAGGCGGTGGCGATAGGGCATCTCCACTGCTCGATTTGGCAGACGAAGCCGACGAGATGCTCGTGGATGTGGGCGAGGTGGGCATGAGCATTGGTGTGGTAGATGCAAATGGAGACCCTGTCGATGTCGACGGCACCGTTGGTGGCAAAAGGAAGCGTTga
- a CDS encoding Chanoclavine-I aldehyde reductase fgaOx3, whose protein sequence is MSTLPALFQPIRVGDLDLSHRVVLAPLTRFRADDKHVPLPDLVAEYYAQRASIAGTLLITEATFIAPKAGGYPYVPGIWSEDQIKAWKKVTDAVHAKGSYIYLQLWALGRTASPKTLQDELGTSPDAPSPYVSASAIPLSTRPATDPLPRPLTESEITEYTELYAQAAENAVKLAGFDGVEIHGANGYLIDQFLQDVTNQRTDKYGGSEENRARFALEVIDAVVKRIGATKTALRLSPWNPYSDMGMKDPVPTFSYLISQIVEKHPDLAYIHAVEKRLINADQAQAIASTAEYKSEGAENDFIRKIWSSDGKRRFITAGGYTLETGLKTAEQKGDLVAFGRHYISNPDLPFRLKNALEIQKGDRSTYYSQGKTDPKGYTDYPFSAEFLKENPQAITVSNGGQS, encoded by the exons ATGTCAACCCTACCTGCGCTCTTCCAGCCTATCCGAGTTGGAGACTTGGACCTCTCTCATCGCGTTGTGCTCGCACCCCTGACGCGTTTCCGCGCCGACGATAAGCACGTCCCTCTACCCGACCTAGTTGCAGAATACTATGCACAGCGCGCGAGCATAGCTGGGACACTGCTCATCACAGAGGCAACATTTATCGCACCAAAAGCTGGAGGATACCCCTACGTCCCTGGAATTTGGAGCGAGGATCAGATCAAAGCCTGGAAAAAGGTGACGGACGCCGTCCATGCCAAAGGGTCATATATATATCTCCAGCTCTGGGCTCTTGGGAGGACTGCATCGCCAAAGACCCTCCAAGATGAACTAGGGACATCCCCCGATGCGCCTTCTCCATACGTATCAGCGTCCGCTATCCCACTTTCCACGCGTCCAGCGACTGACCCGCTGCCACGTCCCCTGACAGAGAGCGAGATCACAGAATACACAGAGCTCTATGCACAGGCCGCTGAAAACGCGGTTAAACTCGCAGGATTTGACGGCGTGGAAATTCACGGGGCCAATGGATACCTCATCGACCAGTTTCTCCAGGATGTGACCAACCAGCGCACGGACAAGTACGGCGGGAGCGAGGAGAATCGTGCGCGTTTTGCTCTGGAGGTGATTGATGCGGTCGTGAAGCGCATTGGCGCGACGAAAACCGCGTTGCGGTTGAGCCCCTGGAATCCATACTCAG ATATGGGCATGAAAGATCCCGTACCGACCTTCTCGTACCTCATCAGCCAGATTGTTGAGAAGCACCCGGATTTAGCGTACATCCACGCCGTAGAGAAGCGCCTGATCAACGCCGATCAGGCCCAAGCGATAGCTTCTACCGCCGAGTACAAGAGTGAAGGCGCAGAGAATGACTTCATTCGCAAGATATGGTCATCTGACGGAAAGAGGCGGTTCATCACCGCTGGAGGGTACACGCTCGAGACAGGCCTCAAGACAGCAGAGCAAAAAGGTGATCTCGTGGCGTTTGGTAGGCACTACATTTCCAAC CCTGACCTACCGTTCAGATTGAAGAATGCATTAGAAATACAGAAAGGCGACCGGAGCACCTATTATTCACAGGGGAAGACGGACCCTAAAGGATACACCGATTACCCATTCTCGGCGGAATTTCTCAAGGAGAATCCACAGGCTATCACAGTTTCCAATGGCGGTCAATCTTAG
- a CDS encoding Chanoclavine-I aldehyde reductase fgaOx3, producing the protein MSANISSSTGSSTPALFQPIHLGRLELAHRVVMAPLTRFRADSAHVPLPGLVAEYYAQRASVPGTLLISEATFIAPRAGGYAYAPGIWSQEQIRAWQEVTDAVHKKGSFIYLQLWALGRAAVPRQLEKELNVRADPSSASSPYVSASAIPLSTRSPKDPAPRALSVAEIAEYVELYAQAAENAVEKAGFDGVEIHGANGYLIDQFLQDVSNKRTDAYGGSIENRSRFALEVLDAVVKRVGANRTGLRLSPWSPHQDMGMKDPIPTYTYLLNQIIQRHPDLAYIHTIERRINPFKPGEAVASSDEFAVEGTDNDFMRRLWSSEGKRLITAGGYTRETGIRVAERKGDLIAYGRLFISNPDLPYRLKKGLPVEKGDRGTYYSKGKLDPKGYTDYAFSEQFERETPPVNVRSRL; encoded by the exons ATGTCCGCGaacatcagcagcagcacagGTAGCAGCACCCCGGCTCTGTTCCAGCCCATCCACCTCGGCCGCCTCGAGCTCGCGCACCGTGTTGTGATGGCCCCGCTCACGCGGTTCCGCGCCGACAGTGCGCACGTCCCACTGCCTGGCCTCGTCGCAGAGTACTACGCCCAGCGCGCAAGCGTCCCTGGCACCCTACTCATCTCCGAGGCCACATTCATCGCGCCCCGTGCCGGCGGCTACGCGTACGCACCGGGTATCTGGAGTCAGGAGCAGATCCGCGCTTGGCAAGAG GTTACCGACGCGGTGCACAAGAAAGGGTCGTTCATCTACCTCCAGCTGTGGGCGCTTGGCCGTGCAGCGGTACCGCGCCAGCTCGAGAAGGAGCTCAACGTGCGCGCCGACCCGTCCTCAGCTTCCTCTCCATACGTCTCCGCTTCCGCCATTCCACTGTCCACGCGCTCGCCCAAGGACCCCGCCCCACGTGCGCTGAGTGTGGCTGAAATCGCGGAGTATGTCGAGCTGTACGCGCAGGCAGCTGAGAACGCGGTGGAGAAGGCGGGTTTCGACGGTGTGGAGATACATGGTGCGAATGGGTACCTGATCGACCAGTTCTTGCAGGATGTGAGCAATAAACGGACGGACGCGTATGGAGGGAGTATCGAGAATCGTTCGAGGTTCGCGTTGGAGGTGCTGGATGCTGTCGTGAAGCGCGTCGGGGCGAACAGAACTGGACTGAGGCTCAGCCCATGGAGTCCTCATCAAG ACATGGGCATGAAAGACCCCATCCCCACATACACTTACCTCCTCAACCAGATTATCCAGCGTCACCCTGACCTCGCCTACATCCACACCATCGAGAGGCGGATAAACCCCTTCAAACCAGGCGAAGCCGTCGCGTCCTCCGACGAGTTTGCGGTCGAGGGCACAGACAACGACTTCATGCGGCGGCTGTGGTCATCCGAGGGCAAGCGGCTCATCACCGCAGGAGGGTACACCCGCGAGACAGGCATCAGGGTTGCAGAGCGCAAGGGGGATCTGATTGCCTACGGACGGCTGTTCATTTCGAAT CCTGACCTGCCGTACCGGCTGAAGAAGGGTTTGCCGGTGGAGAAAGGCGACCGGGGCACGTATTATTCGAAGGGCAAACTCGACCCAAAGGGATACACCGACTACGCGTTCTCAGAACAGTTCGAGAGGGAGACACCCCCTGTTAACGTCCGCAGTAGACTTTAA